One stretch of Gadus chalcogrammus isolate NIFS_2021 chromosome 14, NIFS_Gcha_1.0, whole genome shotgun sequence DNA includes these proteins:
- the LOC130403389 gene encoding rho family-interacting cell polarization regulator 1-like isoform X2 translates to MFTGSTKNPPAKTPQPDRLDEVYAALRRGLQSYLQVHQLELDSLGQQIRENKRNGRLGSLYEQDKQVKAIERFMRRLEFHLSKVEELYDAYCIQRRVRDGASKMVAAFHSASGSREARESLSEANKGYRECTEHMCSLESDLESQMGEFHIKMKGLAGFARLCAGDQYEVLMRYGRQRWRMRGRVEVSSRQVWDSEDYIFLPLVTELLSIKVTELKSLANHVVVGSVSCEMLDLFCPLPQTLAVDINDLGTVKLNLEVTWSPFDKDDQVSSASTVTKRLLSNQSPPDTPSMREQVFYSLLRRQGDPENGTLWSNSSESSDDSSSPALGGHAHRLAGASPALQATPPRQLSFAPRQPSTSTPSLSSNQGEDEPEEAGPEAGFTQMLGARSFSVPNGHLQSSKSDPHLGGVAPHEPPQPRSTSFPSVFSPSAALLGGRADVLAECHSSEESVCSQGGGPGGGQDSPAPGPGEDRTRGSGGPLGRSFEEEEEQKGSEEHKEEAKTEETQRVRCSSSSSFTQEVETALESFDFLNCSDLDEEEEEEEEEEKQGKQEEEWEEDQKEEKEEDQKEEREEDQKEEREEKQEEKKEQDISEEEEKGVEPGSVDEDVKEQEVDVKEQEVAVEQIYAGDSDDHQEGEGAELDILMEAPEGFRNSDEDCCYLSQGSSAEDLQEACDVETGALTQEEESVGRRDCPSTSTTAAAYS, encoded by the exons GTCCTACCTGCAGGTCCACCAGCTCGAGCTGGACAGCCTGGGCCAGCAGATCAGAGAGAACAAAAGGAACGGCCGTCTG GGGTCTCTCTATGAACAGGATAAG CAAGTGAAGGCCATCGAGAGGTTCATGCGGCGCCTGGAGTTCCACCTCAGCAAG gtggaggagctgtatGACGCCTACTGCATCCAGCGCCGGGTTCGGGACGGAGCGAGCAAGATGGTGGCGGCATTCCACTCGGCCAGCGGCAGCCGGGAGGCCCGGGAGAGCCTGAGTGAGGCCAACAAGGGCTACAGGGAGTGCACCGAG CACATGTGTTCGCTGGAGAGCGATCTGGAGAGCCAGATGGGGGAGTTCCACATAAAGATGAAAG GTCTCGCTGGGTTTGCACGGTTGTGTGCCGGGGACCAGTACGAG GTGCTGATGCGCTACGGAAGGCAGCGCTGGCGCATGCGGGGCCGCGTGGAGGTGAGCAGTCGGCAGGTGTGGGACAGCGAGGACTATATCTTCCTGCCCCTGGTCACCGAGCTGCTGTCCATCAAA GTGACGGAGCTGAAGAGCCTGGCCAACCACGTGGTGGTGGGCAGCGTCTCCTGTGAGATGCTGGACCTCTTCTGCCCGCTGCCTCAGACCCTGGCCGTGGACATCAACGACCTGGGCACCGTCAAGCTCAACCTAGAGGTGACTTGGAG cCCCTTCGATAAGGACGACCAGGTGTCCTCCGCCAGCACCGTGACCAAGCGGCTCTTATCCAATCAGAGCCCTCCGGACACGCCCTCCATGCGGGAGCAGGTGTTCTAC tcccTACTGCGGCGTCAGGGCGACCCGGAAAACGGGACTCTCTGGTCCAACTCCTCCGAGTCGTCCGACGACTCGTCCAGCCCGGCGCTGGGGGGCCACGCCCACCGGCTGGCGGGGGCGTCGCCTGCGctgcaggccacgcccccccgaCAGCTGTCCTTCGCCCCCCGCCAGCCCAGCACCTCCACGCCCTCGCTCTCGTCCAATCAGGGGGAGGACGAGCCGGAGGAGGCTGGGCCGGAGGCGGGCTTCACCCAGATGCTGGGGGCCCGCAGCTTCTCAGTGCCCAACGGCCACCTGCAGAGCTCCAAGTCGGACCCCCACCTGGGGGGGGTGGCGCCCCAcgagcccccccagccccgcagCACCTCCTTCCCCAGCGTCTTCTCCCCCAGCGCCGCCCTGCTGGGGGGGCGGGCCGACGTGCTGGCAGAGTGCCACTCGTCAGAGGAGAGCGTCTGCAGCCAGGGGGGGGGCCCAGGGGGGGGCCAGGACTcaccggccccgggccccggagAAGACAGAACCAGGGGGTCGGGGGGCCCGCTGGGCCGGAgctttgaggaggaggaggagcagaagggttCTGAGGAACACAAGGAGGAGGCGAAGACTGAGGAGACGCAAAGG GTccgctgctccagctcctccagcttcacccaggaggtggagacggCCCTGGAAAGCTTCGACTTCCTCAACTGCTCAGACCTcgacgaagaggaagaggaggaggaggaggaggagaagcaggggaagcaggaggaggagtgggaggaagaccagaaggaggagaaggaggaagaccagaaggaggagagggaggaagaccagaaggaggagagggaggagaagcaggaggagaagaaggaacaAGACatatcagaggaggaggagaagggggttgAACCTGGCTCCGTGGACGAGGATGTGAAGGAGCAGGAAGTGGATGTGAAGGAGCAGGAAGTGGCTGTGGAGCAGATCTACGCTGGTGACAG CGATGAccaccaggagggggagggggcggagctagaCATCCTCATGGAGGCTCCGGAAGGCTTCCGCAACTCGGACGAGGACTGCTGCTACTTATCGCAG gggTCGAGTGCTGAGGACCTGCAGGAGGCCTGTGACGTGGAGACGGGGGCGCTGACCCAGGAGGAGG AGTCTGTCGGGAGGCGGGACTGTCCCTCTACCAGCACCACGGCCGCCGCATACTCATAA
- the LOC130403389 gene encoding rho family-interacting cell polarization regulator 1-like isoform X1 — MFTGSTKNPPAKTPQPDRLDEVYAALRRGLQSYLQVHQLELDSLGQQIRENKRNGRLGSLYEQDKQVKAIERFMRRLEFHLSKVEELYDAYCIQRRVRDGASKMVAAFHSASGSREARESLSEANKGYRECTEHMCSLESDLESQMGEFHIKMKGLAGFARLCAGDQYEVLMRYGRQRWRMRGRVEVSSRQVWDSEDYIFLPLVTELLSIKVTELKSLANHVVVGSVSCEMLDLFCPLPQTLAVDINDLGTVKLNLEVTWSPFDKDDQVSSASTVTKRLLSNQSPPDTPSMREQVFYSLLRRQGDPENGTLWSNSSESSDDSSSPALGGHAHRLAGASPALQATPPRQLSFAPRQPSTSTPSLSSNQGEDEPEEAGPEAGFTQMLGARSFSVPNGHLQSSKSDPHLGGVAPHEPPQPRSTSFPSVFSPSAALLGGRADVLAECHSSEESVCSQGGGPGGGQDSPAPGPGEDRTRGSGGPLGRSFEEEEEQKGSEEHKEEAKTEETQRVRCSSSSSFTQEVETALESFDFLNCSDLDEEEEEEEEEEKQGKQEEEWEEDQKEEKEEDQKEEREEDQKEEREEKQEEKKEQDISEEEEKGVEPGSVDEDVKEQEVDVKEQEVAVEQIYAGDSDDHQEGEGAELDILMEAPEGFRNSDEDCCYLSQGSSAEDLQEACDVETGALTQEEGKELRGDSDQCEEGHGGSRSLSVCPQESVGRRDCPSTSTTAAAYS, encoded by the exons GTCCTACCTGCAGGTCCACCAGCTCGAGCTGGACAGCCTGGGCCAGCAGATCAGAGAGAACAAAAGGAACGGCCGTCTG GGGTCTCTCTATGAACAGGATAAG CAAGTGAAGGCCATCGAGAGGTTCATGCGGCGCCTGGAGTTCCACCTCAGCAAG gtggaggagctgtatGACGCCTACTGCATCCAGCGCCGGGTTCGGGACGGAGCGAGCAAGATGGTGGCGGCATTCCACTCGGCCAGCGGCAGCCGGGAGGCCCGGGAGAGCCTGAGTGAGGCCAACAAGGGCTACAGGGAGTGCACCGAG CACATGTGTTCGCTGGAGAGCGATCTGGAGAGCCAGATGGGGGAGTTCCACATAAAGATGAAAG GTCTCGCTGGGTTTGCACGGTTGTGTGCCGGGGACCAGTACGAG GTGCTGATGCGCTACGGAAGGCAGCGCTGGCGCATGCGGGGCCGCGTGGAGGTGAGCAGTCGGCAGGTGTGGGACAGCGAGGACTATATCTTCCTGCCCCTGGTCACCGAGCTGCTGTCCATCAAA GTGACGGAGCTGAAGAGCCTGGCCAACCACGTGGTGGTGGGCAGCGTCTCCTGTGAGATGCTGGACCTCTTCTGCCCGCTGCCTCAGACCCTGGCCGTGGACATCAACGACCTGGGCACCGTCAAGCTCAACCTAGAGGTGACTTGGAG cCCCTTCGATAAGGACGACCAGGTGTCCTCCGCCAGCACCGTGACCAAGCGGCTCTTATCCAATCAGAGCCCTCCGGACACGCCCTCCATGCGGGAGCAGGTGTTCTAC tcccTACTGCGGCGTCAGGGCGACCCGGAAAACGGGACTCTCTGGTCCAACTCCTCCGAGTCGTCCGACGACTCGTCCAGCCCGGCGCTGGGGGGCCACGCCCACCGGCTGGCGGGGGCGTCGCCTGCGctgcaggccacgcccccccgaCAGCTGTCCTTCGCCCCCCGCCAGCCCAGCACCTCCACGCCCTCGCTCTCGTCCAATCAGGGGGAGGACGAGCCGGAGGAGGCTGGGCCGGAGGCGGGCTTCACCCAGATGCTGGGGGCCCGCAGCTTCTCAGTGCCCAACGGCCACCTGCAGAGCTCCAAGTCGGACCCCCACCTGGGGGGGGTGGCGCCCCAcgagcccccccagccccgcagCACCTCCTTCCCCAGCGTCTTCTCCCCCAGCGCCGCCCTGCTGGGGGGGCGGGCCGACGTGCTGGCAGAGTGCCACTCGTCAGAGGAGAGCGTCTGCAGCCAGGGGGGGGGCCCAGGGGGGGGCCAGGACTcaccggccccgggccccggagAAGACAGAACCAGGGGGTCGGGGGGCCCGCTGGGCCGGAgctttgaggaggaggaggagcagaagggttCTGAGGAACACAAGGAGGAGGCGAAGACTGAGGAGACGCAAAGG GTccgctgctccagctcctccagcttcacccaggaggtggagacggCCCTGGAAAGCTTCGACTTCCTCAACTGCTCAGACCTcgacgaagaggaagaggaggaggaggaggaggagaagcaggggaagcaggaggaggagtgggaggaagaccagaaggaggagaaggaggaagaccagaaggaggagagggaggaagaccagaaggaggagagggaggagaagcaggaggagaagaaggaacaAGACatatcagaggaggaggagaagggggttgAACCTGGCTCCGTGGACGAGGATGTGAAGGAGCAGGAAGTGGATGTGAAGGAGCAGGAAGTGGCTGTGGAGCAGATCTACGCTGGTGACAG CGATGAccaccaggagggggagggggcggagctagaCATCCTCATGGAGGCTCCGGAAGGCTTCCGCAACTCGGACGAGGACTGCTGCTACTTATCGCAG gggTCGAGTGCTGAGGACCTGCAGGAGGCCTGTGACGTGGAGACGGGGGCGCTGACCCAGGAGGAGGGTAAGGAGCTCAGAGGAGACTCAGACCAGTGTGAGGAGGGTCACGGAGGTTCACGGTCCCTTTCTGTTTGTCCTCAAGAGTCTGTCGGGAGGCGGGACTGTCCCTCTACCAGCACCACGGCCGCCGCATACTCATAA